One region of Acidobacteriota bacterium genomic DNA includes:
- a CDS encoding glycosyltransferase family 2 protein, with protein sequence MSLSVVIVTQDEEANLARALESVRFAAVAPNEMIVLDSGSTDRTVEIARDFGARVFQEEWKGYAAQKNSAIDKAGGDWILALDADEVLEAELAQEIAALDVPASEGARPAPPDLRAAFRIPFKHHFLGQLLRFGGMYPDRKLRLFRRGHARFGERAVHESVEVFDADAPTGEMQHAILHYGYPTLAGYLATMDRYSSLAAEQMIAEGREPIPFIDTVVRPVFSFISRYIFLLGFFDGRAGLLFHYHHSRYVRSKYVKALALARKDKPAGPE encoded by the coding sequence ATGTCTTTATCCGTCGTCATCGTCACCCAGGACGAGGAAGCGAACCTCGCGCGCGCGCTCGAGAGCGTGCGCTTTGCGGCGGTTGCACCCAACGAAATGATCGTGCTCGACTCGGGATCGACCGATCGCACGGTCGAGATCGCGCGCGACTTCGGCGCAAGGGTCTTTCAAGAAGAGTGGAAGGGATACGCCGCGCAGAAGAACTCCGCCATCGACAAAGCCGGCGGCGACTGGATCCTCGCGCTCGATGCCGACGAAGTCCTCGAAGCGGAGCTGGCACAGGAGATCGCGGCGCTGGATGTCCCCGCCAGCGAGGGCGCTCGCCCCGCGCCGCCAGATCTCCGCGCCGCCTTCCGCATCCCCTTCAAGCATCATTTTCTCGGCCAGCTGCTGCGCTTTGGCGGGATGTACCCGGACCGCAAGCTGCGGCTCTTCCGCCGCGGACACGCCCGCTTCGGCGAGCGTGCCGTCCACGAATCGGTCGAGGTGTTCGACGCAGACGCGCCCACCGGCGAAATGCAGCACGCCATCCTGCACTACGGATATCCCACCCTCGCCGGCTATCTCGCCACCATGGACCGCTACTCCTCGCTCGCCGCCGAGCAGATGATCGCGGAAGGCCGCGAACCCATCCCCTTCATTGATACCGTCGTGCGACCCGTGTTCAGCTTCATCAGCCGCTACATCTTCCTGCTCGGCTTTTTTGACGGACGCGCGGGATTGCTCTTCCACTACCACCACTCGCGCTACGTCCGCTCGAAGTACGTGAAGGCGCTCGCGCTCGCGCGCAAAGACAAGCCAGCAGGCCCGGAATGA
- a CDS encoding response regulator: MATQSAPRLVRKPFAVPPPRRQTILCIDDSAAILAMLATVLGGAGYAVVSCGDANSALEHFMGGEIDLVVLDYDMPTANGVELARLFRRIDPTVPLLMFSGSVLADSEGALLDGFVPKGAAGCDSLLKAVQAGLAAPAE, encoded by the coding sequence GTGGCCACGCAGTCCGCTCCCCGCTTGGTACGCAAACCGTTCGCCGTTCCGCCGCCTCGTCGCCAGACCATCCTTTGCATCGACGACTCCGCTGCCATCCTTGCCATGCTCGCGACCGTGCTCGGCGGCGCCGGCTACGCGGTCGTCAGCTGCGGCGACGCCAACTCCGCGCTCGAGCATTTCATGGGCGGCGAGATCGACCTGGTCGTGCTTGACTACGATATGCCGACGGCCAACGGCGTGGAACTGGCACGCCTCTTCCGCCGCATCGATCCCACCGTTCCCCTGCTCATGTTCTCTGGCAGCGTGCTCGCGGACTCCGAAGGCGCGCTGCTCGATGGCTTCGTGCCCAAAGGCGCCGCCGGTTGCGACAGCCTGCTCAAGGCGGTGCAAGCCGGACTCGCTGCTCCCGCGGAATAG
- a CDS encoding isoprenylcysteine carboxylmethyltransferase family protein, with protein sequence MTRAQRGAIVLTAVPLVLIGFMVWDALHITWDLAREIGFPLAVIFLALLALARIQLGANFSVTPQARELVTTGVYSKVRNPVYVFSTFAVGGFLLYLHFFLGMLLFLAVVIPIQWLRARAEARVLEARFGDQYRAYRAQTWF encoded by the coding sequence ATGACGCGCGCGCAGCGCGGCGCCATCGTCTTGACGGCGGTTCCCCTCGTGCTTATCGGCTTCATGGTCTGGGACGCGCTGCACATCACCTGGGACCTTGCGCGCGAGATCGGCTTCCCGCTGGCCGTGATCTTCCTCGCGCTGCTCGCCCTCGCGCGCATCCAGCTGGGAGCGAACTTCTCGGTCACCCCGCAGGCGCGCGAGCTGGTCACCACCGGCGTTTATTCGAAGGTCCGCAATCCGGTGTACGTCTTCAGCACCTTCGCCGTCGGCGGCTTCCTGCTCTATCTGCACTTCTTCCTCGGTATGCTGCTTTTTCTCGCCGTCGTCATCCCGATCCAGTGGCTGCGCGCGCGTGCGGAAGCCCGCGTCCTTGAAGCCAGGTTCGGAGACCAATACCGCGCCTACCGCGCCCAGACTTGGTTCTGA